A stretch of DNA from Lentimicrobiaceae bacterium:
GCCCGATAATATCAGCAGATTATTTAAAAATGGGGGTTCTCTCACAAATAACATATCTATTTCAAACGCAGGCGAGTTTGGCTCGGTTAGGGTTTCACTTACCGACCAAAGATCCGACGCTATTATCGATAACACTAATTTGCGTCAAACAACTGTAAATGTCGGAACATCATTAAATGTATCGAAAAAAATAAAATCCGATATTTCGTTTACTTATTTGGATTACTCAAGACTAAATAGCCCCGAAATAGGTGAATCGTACAGCAACTTTTCAAAAGGCTTACTATATGGTTGGCCCCGTAGCTGGAAAGGCTTGGAATATGAAAAATATGAAAATCCCGACGGCTCTATGTTCGATTGGGGCAATTACGCATATTCTACGTATTTCCCGTACATGTACAGTTCAACATTTTGGAGTTTCTACAATAATAACACAACGCTTAACAGGAAAAAGGTTTTCGGCTCCATACGTTTATCTTATGATATCAACGATTGGCTAAAAGCTACTGGTAAAATTGGTGTTGACTTCAGTCTTGATGAAATGGAAACCCGAAACAAACCAACTATGCCTGATGGTATCACCGGTGGCGCGTACTCAAACGGCTTGACCAGAAATTACACAATGAATTCCGATTTCTTGATAACAGCTTATAAAAACAATCTGTTCGGACTAAAAATAAACGCCAGCCTATCTGCAGGAGCTGAGATGTTGTACGTAAACAACTACAACATTAATGGAAGGTCGGGAACGTGGGTATATCCAAATTTGTACACATTCTACAATTACACACATACACATCAGGTGCCTGGCGAATGGAGATACGAAAAACAAGTTAATTCAACCTATATGTTTTTCAACTTAGGTTACGACGACTTTTTATTCCTTGATGTAACAGGCAGAAACGACTGGTCTTCTACCTTGCCTTCCAACAACAATAGCTATTTTTACCCTTCGGTAACATTGAGTTTTATACCTACCGAAGCATTTGAAGAAATCAATTGGTATCCTGTTACGTTTTTCAAATTAAGAGGTGCATTTGCTATGACGGCAAGCGATGACGAACCTTACAAGTTAGATTTCACTTATTCTACCGGCAATTTTGCAGGAGCATCGTCTGCGTCATTACCTTGGTTAGTTCCACCGTTGGCACTTAAACCTCAACGTCAAAAATCGTGGGAGGTAGGAACAAACATCGAACTTATTAATAAGTTAGATTTCGATTTTACTTACTACTATATATACGCTTGGGATCAAATTTTTGATTCACCGCTAACAAACTCGTCGGGTGCGGCAAGTGTTAGAACCAACTCGGGAGTCGTTACAAACAGAGGTTTGGAAGGTGTTTTGAATTATAAAATCATAGAACGTGCCGACTTATGGCTCAAATCAGGAATTAACTTTGCACGAAACCGCAACAAAATCGATGATTTGGGAGGTGCAAATATTTATATACTTACTTCGCTATGGGGCAACAACGGACCTGCTATTGCAGTTACCGAAGGCGATTATTACGGTACTATCTACGGTTGGGATTACGTATATTCGTACGTAGATGATAATGGCGAAACTATTGGACCATTCTACGATGCAAATGGTAAAGCCCTACCACTCCTTAACGACAAAGGCACCGAATATTTAAAGACAGACTCCAGAGTTGCCGTCGGAAACTCGGCTCCGTTTATTACCGGAGGTTTGAATTTCGCTTTAGGTTGGAATAATTTCACAATTTCCGGACTTATAGATACCAAAATAGGAGGCGATATTTATTGCGGTTCTTACGTTATCGCAATGCAAACAGGTCAGAGCCCTGAAACCCTGCACGAAAGAGATGGAAACGGATTGCCCTACTACGATGAAGATGGAAACTTTATAGGTAATTACGGAATCATTTTAGAAGGAGCTCATAAAGATGGTACTATAAACGACAAAGTTGTACACTACTATTATAAATATTTGCCTAACATGGGAGGTTGGGGCAATTATCTGACAAAACCAGGAATTATAGAAAACACATGGGTGAAAATGCGAGAACTATCAATTGTTTACAAAGTACCGTATAAGTTTATTAAAAAACAGAATGTATTTCAAGACTTGCAACTTTCTATTGTAGGTCGCGATTTATTTTACTTTTATAAAACCCTGCCCGATAATATTAACCCCGAAGGTACTATCGGTACGGGTAATGCTCAAGGATTGGAGTATGCTTCCTATCCGGGCACTCGTTCATTTATTTTCTCAATTAAAGCCAGTTTCTAACCAAAAATATTACACAACATGAAAAAGTTTATCACATATATAGCTTGCGCAACATTACTGTTAGCATCTTGTACAAAAGGGTTTGAAGAAATGAATAAAAACCCTACAACTCCTACCGGAACCGATATTCCATCGTTGTTTAACGGCGCTGTGTCGTCATTACTTTTAGGTTGGAACGAACAATTTTATTTAAGCAACGAAATATTTTATCCCGAAACGGAACTTGCAGCCTTATCGGCAGAAGCTTGGGGTAATTACTCTATAGGAACAGAAGAAATTTGGAGAAATTACTATGCGGGATTGGCAAACATAAATGACTTATCAGCCCGATTAGACAAGCTATGCAACGATAGTGCCGACCAGGAAATTGCTGACTACGTCAAAGCTCAGGTTATAGTCTTAAAAGCGTATAAAACTTTTAAAGTTACTGATATCTTCGGAGATATTCCTTATTCGGAAGCAGGAAAAATTTGGTTGCAAACCGATAATCCTAACTATCGACAGCCAAAATTCGATTCGCAAGAATCTATTTATAGATCTCTTTTAACAGAACTTGTTTGGGCTAGAGACTTTTTTGGAGATGCTCCTACCAAAACCGCTTTAAACCACAATTATTACACAATTCCGGCTACTCACGACAATTTATTCGGCAATAATTGGTCGTCGTGGGAAGTGTTTGCAAATGCTCTGATACTACGTCATGGACTTCGTATGTACGACAAAGACCCTGACTTCGCAAAGCCTTTATTGGTAAAAGCCTTCAGTAAGCCCGAGATTGCTGCATTTGCCGACATATGTATGTGGCCCCAAAAATTAAATATTACCAATACCAGCGCGCATTGGTCGTTTTACGAACACAGAAATTTAAGAATGGGCGAAACAGCTTGGTCGCGAATGTACGACTCTACTTCTACGCTCCCGAATGGCATTTTCGATTACAGAGCGTACATATTTTTCGACACCGACAATTATTCTGCCGAAAATCCTAAAGGTAAGTGGGTTCCTTTCCCTCAAATAAAAGATGAAAACACTCCAAACGCAACAGGAGCACCATACTCAGGTTCAAGGTCATCGAACTTTTGGTTCAAACCTCAATGTAATTTTTCGCCTATTAATTACTATCTGATAAGAGATGAAAATTACATTCCCGAAATACTTTTTACAGCTGCCGATTTAGCTTTTATTAAAGCTGAAATCCTTGCCCGAAATATAGTACCAGGCTCCGCTATGGAAATTGATATGATGCTTACTTCCGGCATCAAAAAGTCTTTTTACTTCTGGAACCAAATGCCTGATAATAGCCCGATTTGGACTGAAACCTGGGATGCATACGCCGAACAGCAGCAGCTTGGAATAGATGCTAAAGCTCAAAATATGGCTTCGTATGTAATGAACCATTACTACGAGATCAACGGATGGGTAATTCCTCAAGAAAAATACTTGGAATACATTATTGAACAACGCTGGATAAACTTGTTCCGTCAGCCTTGGGAGGCTTGGTGTCTTGCCAGACGAACATTCCAAACGCCTACAACTACAAACCATGCTAAACTTAAATCGTATCGTTTGCCGTATCCGCCTAGCGAAGTAGAATACAATAAAGAAAATTATCTACAGCAATTAAACAACATGTCTAATGGCGATACTCGTTCTACCAAAGTGTGGTGGATGACTAAGTAAAACAACCCATTTTGTCAATTAAAATGATTAAACAATATATTAACCTAAAAACAAATATCATGAGAAAATTACTTACACTTATTTTCAGCTTAATGTTTATAAGTCTTTCCGCACAGGTTGAGTACTTGTACGACTTTAATAGTCTGCAAACGGGTACTAAATGTTTGAACGGACAAGACAGCTGGGTTACGCATTACCAAACGGCGTCAACATCTCCCGATTTTGATGTCGATTATGTATGCGGAGACCTTACAACTCCCGACGAAACAATAGGGATATTCTATCCTTATGGCGGACCAGGTATTGGTCGCACTGCAACCAGAAAAGCTACACCTAACTTCAATTTCAACTTCCAAGACGGTGGTATTATGGATTTGGAAATGGATATGACCGATGTGTGGTGGGGAGCGTACTTTGGTGTTGGCTACGACGGAAACGGGGACGGACACATTTTGGTCGGAATGACCGATGAAGACGGTGGAATTTTTATCAGAAATGCAGGTAGCGGTAACAATTACCACCCAAATTTAGTGCTACCCGACGGCACTTCTATTCCTATTCCGTCTTTTACACAAAGCGGTTGGGCTCGTTACAAAATGTCCTTCGATTTTAATGCCTATAACGGACAAGGTTCTGTAACTGTATTTGTTAAGCCCGGGTGCGAAGGTCAATGGCTACAGCTATCAGAAGTTACCGAAGTTAATATGGGATTAACTCCCGGCTCAGGTGATAAATTCGATTATGGAGTATGGGACGGCTTATTTTTCCACTGCCAAGGTGGAACGGGAGGTTTCGACAACTTGTTGGTCAGACAAATGCCTCAAGGAAACGTGCAATACATCAGTATGGACGAAATTCCTAAGCAACTGATTACCAATCCTCCAATCACTCTTCAGGCTACTGCAACATCGGGTTTACCTGTTACTTTCGAATTGATTAGCGGACCCGCAACAATAAACGGTAATATACTCACTCTTACAGGAGAAGTTGGAACCGTTAATATTAAAGCCATGCAAGGCGGCGATGCTACTTGGTTACCGGCTCCCGACGTGTATAAAACTTTTGATGTCATCGACCCTATGGCTTATACGCCCGAAGTTAAAATTAGAAGACCTTACAACGACACAAAAGTTTATATGCCCGAACTTAACCCGACAATGATTGTCGTTAGCGCTTATATAGAACACAGCGATGCACTTAAAATTGAAAAAGTTATGTGCAACGTCGATGGACAAGATTTAGAAGCTTTTACTTACCACCCCGATGACCCGACAAATGGATATTTCTCGGTGCTTTGGACACCTTCTGACTTTGGCAATTATACGCTTAACGTCGATGTTACCACAACGGGAGGAAAGGTTACATCTGCCGTAAGTAGTTTTGAAGTAACCAACAATTACCAAACCATGGATGTCCTGACAATTTGTGGTGATTTAATTTGTTCTCCGGGCGTTACATCGGCAAAAGGCGAATATGTTATTCCTTCACACGTTGGAGCATTTAATAAAATAACCGCATTTTACGACCATAATTGCGTCAACGGCAATTGCGATACCTACGATAGAGTTGGTGGTGTTAATATCAGAAATTATCGTGGCGAATGGATGGAGCTTTTCAGATATATTTCTCCTTTCGGAGTTCAGTGCGAAGATAACCTCGACGTTAGCGACTACACATCTCTATTACAGGGCTTGGTTGAACTTGAGTTTTACTTCATTACTTGGAATGGCTCAGGATACAATCCAAATCTAACATTTACTTTCGAGAAAGGTAATCCGGAATATAAATATATTGATATTACCGAAGTATGGAATGAAACGTATCCCTTTGGCGATTATGCCAACCAATCACCCATACATCCGGTTGACTTTAAATTCTCGCCGGAAGCTCAAAAAGCTAAACTTAAACTAACCTCTACAGGTCATAACTGGAGTAGTAATACCGCTCCAAATTACACTTATAATACAGGCAATGCAGCCGAATTTTACGAAGCAACTCACAACATTCTTA
This window harbors:
- a CDS encoding SusD/RagB family nutrient-binding outer membrane lipoprotein, with protein sequence MKKFITYIACATLLLASCTKGFEEMNKNPTTPTGTDIPSLFNGAVSSLLLGWNEQFYLSNEIFYPETELAALSAEAWGNYSIGTEEIWRNYYAGLANINDLSARLDKLCNDSADQEIADYVKAQVIVLKAYKTFKVTDIFGDIPYSEAGKIWLQTDNPNYRQPKFDSQESIYRSLLTELVWARDFFGDAPTKTALNHNYYTIPATHDNLFGNNWSSWEVFANALILRHGLRMYDKDPDFAKPLLVKAFSKPEIAAFADICMWPQKLNITNTSAHWSFYEHRNLRMGETAWSRMYDSTSTLPNGIFDYRAYIFFDTDNYSAENPKGKWVPFPQIKDENTPNATGAPYSGSRSSNFWFKPQCNFSPINYYLIRDENYIPEILFTAADLAFIKAEILARNIVPGSAMEIDMMLTSGIKKSFYFWNQMPDNSPIWTETWDAYAEQQQLGIDAKAQNMASYVMNHYYEINGWVIPQEKYLEYIIEQRWINLFRQPWEAWCLARRTFQTPTTTNHAKLKSYRLPYPPSEVEYNKENYLQQLNNMSNGDTRSTKVWWMTK
- a CDS encoding peptide-N-glycosidase F-related protein, coding for MRKLLTLIFSLMFISLSAQVEYLYDFNSLQTGTKCLNGQDSWVTHYQTASTSPDFDVDYVCGDLTTPDETIGIFYPYGGPGIGRTATRKATPNFNFNFQDGGIMDLEMDMTDVWWGAYFGVGYDGNGDGHILVGMTDEDGGIFIRNAGSGNNYHPNLVLPDGTSIPIPSFTQSGWARYKMSFDFNAYNGQGSVTVFVKPGCEGQWLQLSEVTEVNMGLTPGSGDKFDYGVWDGLFFHCQGGTGGFDNLLVRQMPQGNVQYISMDEIPKQLITNPPITLQATATSGLPVTFELISGPATINGNILTLTGEVGTVNIKAMQGGDATWLPAPDVYKTFDVIDPMAYTPEVKIRRPYNDTKVYMPELNPTMIVVSAYIEHSDALKIEKVMCNVDGQDLEAFTYHPDDPTNGYFSVLWTPSDFGNYTLNVDVTTTGGKVTSAVSSFEVTNNYQTMDVLTICGDLICSPGVTSAKGEYVIPSHVGAFNKITAFYDHNCVNGNCDTYDRVGGVNIRNYRGEWMELFRYISPFGVQCEDNLDVSDYTSLLQGLVELEFYFITWNGSGYNPNLTFTFEKGNPEYKYIDITEVWNETYPFGDYANQSPIHPVDFKFSPEAQKAKLKLTSTGHNWSSNTAPNYTYNTGNAAEFYEATHNILIDGAIKFTQHLWPQSGSCSPNPAGCQPQNGTWTFPRAGWCPGSIAMVWDYDLTDQLSKNSININYQFDPDYLDLCHPNHPDCIDGQTCTKCDAPDNPIIQVAGKVLSYSNNSSIFTNINEPFIPFKPSFKVDISPNPASNSVLLSSNYNKGKLSVHILDMNGKEVDRFVFNNSKILDVSKYQKGTYIVYIIGDTMISKKLIIM
- a CDS encoding SusC/RagA family TonB-linked outer membrane protein, which gives rise to MKRIITPLLIAISLLFSQVALSQIISVSGTVISGDDDLTLPGVTIQIKGQPGVGTISDIDGKYNIQVDSKGTLVFSYIGFETLEVPVKGRNTIDIVLAVDSKVLGEVVVTALGIKRQKRELGYSTDEIDGDLIAQSGSDNVISALSGRSAGIQIVNPTGVDGSSSRILIRGNNSITGNNQPLIVVDGVPMSNEGGISSWEGGRDWGTALNNINQEDIEDINILKGPAAAALYGSRGGNGVVLITTKKGKKQSGLGVNYSMSYRITTPYLYREVQNKYGAGCPASFNKPVLQKNNDGVYIYPGIYNTDDGPEGEPTNTTFGYYGSSVSWGPEMDGTEILWWDGVMRKYSPQPDNISRLFKNGGSLTNNISISNAGEFGSVRVSLTDQRSDAIIDNTNLRQTTVNVGTSLNVSKKIKSDISFTYLDYSRLNSPEIGESYSNFSKGLLYGWPRSWKGLEYEKYENPDGSMFDWGNYAYSTYFPYMYSSTFWSFYNNNTTLNRKKVFGSIRLSYDINDWLKATGKIGVDFSLDEMETRNKPTMPDGITGGAYSNGLTRNYTMNSDFLITAYKNNLFGLKINASLSAGAEMLYVNNYNINGRSGTWVYPNLYTFYNYTHTHQVPGEWRYEKQVNSTYMFFNLGYDDFLFLDVTGRNDWSSTLPSNNNSYFYPSVTLSFIPTEAFEEINWYPVTFFKLRGAFAMTASDDEPYKLDFTYSTGNFAGASSASLPWLVPPLALKPQRQKSWEVGTNIELINKLDFDFTYYYIYAWDQIFDSPLTNSSGAASVRTNSGVVTNRGLEGVLNYKIIERADLWLKSGINFARNRNKIDDLGGANIYILTSLWGNNGPAIAVTEGDYYGTIYGWDYVYSYVDDNGETIGPFYDANGKALPLLNDKGTEYLKTDSRVAVGNSAPFITGGLNFALGWNNFTISGLIDTKIGGDIYCGSYVIAMQTGQSPETLHERDGNGLPYYDEDGNFIGNYGIILEGAHKDGTINDKVVHYYYKYLPNMGGWGNYLTKPGIIENTWVKMRELSIVYKVPYKFIKKQNVFQDLQLSIVGRDLFYFYKTLPDNINPEGTIGTGNAQGLEYASYPGTRSFIFSIKASF